One stretch of Amycolatopsis sp. NBC_00345 DNA includes these proteins:
- a CDS encoding pyridoxal-phosphate dependent enzyme, giving the protein MPAPRTPFARQCLAARDRIGPLVRRTPILTDPDTGIHLKCENEQVTGSFKARGALNALTALAPDAVVVGSSGNHGIATAWAASRMGAGATVVMTDAASAYKQHRIRRLGARVVTCAGGNNARGDRVAEIAAATGAVPVSSYDHPLVVAGQASVGFEILEQLAGATTIVVPVGGGGLLAGVASAVEVSGRRVRVVAAEPRSANDTALSLAAGRRIVIDPPVSLCDGVLAQSPGEFTFPLIRRLVDEVVEVGEDEVLAAMRELALLGLTVEPTGALAFAAARTLPAAAGTVAVVSGGNVEPAEFRRLTGASRYPARP; this is encoded by the coding sequence ATGCCCGCACCGAGAACGCCGTTCGCCCGGCAGTGCCTGGCGGCGCGTGACCGCATCGGACCCCTGGTCCGGCGCACCCCGATCCTGACCGACCCGGACACCGGGATCCACCTCAAATGCGAGAACGAGCAGGTCACCGGCTCGTTCAAGGCGCGCGGCGCGCTCAACGCGCTCACCGCCCTCGCGCCGGACGCCGTCGTCGTGGGCTCGTCCGGAAACCACGGCATCGCCACCGCGTGGGCCGCCTCCCGGATGGGGGCCGGCGCCACGGTGGTGATGACCGACGCGGCGAGCGCGTACAAGCAGCACCGGATCCGGCGGCTGGGGGCGCGGGTGGTCACGTGCGCCGGCGGCAACAACGCCCGCGGGGACCGGGTGGCCGAGATCGCGGCCGCGACCGGCGCGGTCCCCGTGTCGTCCTACGACCACCCGCTGGTGGTGGCCGGGCAGGCCTCGGTGGGCTTCGAGATCCTCGAGCAGCTGGCCGGGGCCACGACGATCGTGGTCCCGGTCGGCGGCGGCGGGCTGCTCGCCGGGGTGGCCTCCGCGGTGGAGGTCTCCGGCAGGCGGGTCCGCGTGGTCGCCGCCGAGCCACGCTCGGCCAACGACACCGCGCTGTCGCTCGCGGCCGGCCGGCGGATCGTGATCGACCCGCCGGTTTCCCTCTGCGACGGCGTGCTCGCCCAGTCGCCGGGGGAGTTCACCTTCCCGCTCATCCGCCGGCTGGTCGACGAGGTCGTCGAGGTCGGTGAGGACGAAGTCCTCGCGGCGATGCGGGAACTCGCCCTGCTCGGCCTGACCGTCGAACCGACCGGTGCCCTCGCCTTCGCCGCGGCCCGCACGCTGCCGGCCGCGGCGGGCACGGTCGCCGTCGTCAGCGGCGGGAACGTCGAGCCGGCCGAGTTCCGCCGGCTCACCGGAGCCAGCCGGTACCCCGCCCGTCCCTGA
- a CDS encoding MbtH family protein produces the protein MPNDTVEDEFEYQVVVNEEEQYSIWRVGKDIPQGWRPDGTRGSKKDCLTHIERVWADMRPLSLRTFMDRQAAGN, from the coding sequence ATGCCGAATGACACCGTGGAAGACGAATTCGAGTACCAGGTCGTCGTGAACGAAGAGGAGCAGTACTCCATCTGGCGCGTGGGCAAGGACATCCCGCAGGGCTGGCGGCCCGACGGGACCCGCGGGTCCAAAAAGGACTGCCTGACGCACATCGAGCGCGTCTGGGCCGACATGCGCCCGCTGAGCCTGCGCACGTTCATGGACCGGCAGGCGGCCGGGAACTGA
- a CDS encoding Zn-dependent hydrolase yields MRGSFMSFLAAVESARSVAVFDSNRSAVRVNGTRMLADLDKLATYGVDPEGGLSRLGFTSAEDSARAFLREAAGRAGLGSTVDQAGNLFLHPGETLPDGPVVLMGSHVDTVRRGGRFDGTYGVVAGLEVLRTLTEHDLPMRHTPVAVAFSNEEGALFPYPFWGSLAVTGQLEAPAAAVDRTGRSIREPLARAGGDLDAIGEAVWPPGTVAAYLELHIEQGPVLESRGIPIGVVTGIVGRTIMEFEVRGKQNHAGTTPMDQRRDALVAAAKLVLRVEALSADRKLCAVSTVGDLAVEPGQANVVPGRARLTAEIRDLDPTRLEVVEALLREETARSARQSGVDVTCVTTMRSAPVRTAAPLQAAIEAAAADLALPAVALHSGAGHDAQMIAAVAPVGMIFVPSRDGISHAPEEHTAPGQLVDGANVLLHATLRA; encoded by the coding sequence GTGAGAGGTAGTTTCATGTCATTTCTGGCGGCCGTGGAATCGGCCCGTTCAGTAGCGGTCTTCGATTCGAATCGATCCGCCGTACGGGTGAATGGAACACGAATGCTGGCCGATCTCGATAAATTGGCTACTTACGGTGTCGATCCCGAGGGTGGTTTGTCCAGGCTCGGATTCACTTCCGCGGAAGATTCTGCGCGTGCGTTTTTGCGCGAGGCCGCCGGGCGCGCCGGCCTCGGCAGTACTGTGGATCAAGCGGGCAATCTCTTCCTGCACCCCGGGGAAACGCTTCCGGACGGCCCGGTCGTGCTGATGGGGTCCCACGTCGACACGGTGCGGCGAGGTGGCCGCTTCGACGGTACCTACGGCGTCGTCGCCGGGCTGGAAGTGCTGCGGACGCTGACCGAACACGACCTGCCGATGCGGCACACCCCGGTTGCCGTGGCGTTCTCCAATGAAGAAGGCGCCCTTTTCCCCTATCCTTTCTGGGGTTCGCTGGCGGTCACCGGGCAGCTGGAGGCGCCCGCGGCCGCCGTCGACCGGACGGGGCGCTCGATCCGGGAGCCGCTGGCCCGCGCCGGCGGCGACCTGGACGCGATCGGGGAGGCCGTCTGGCCGCCCGGCACGGTGGCGGCCTACCTCGAACTGCACATCGAGCAGGGGCCCGTGCTCGAATCCCGGGGGATCCCGATCGGCGTGGTGACCGGCATCGTCGGGCGCACCATCATGGAATTCGAGGTGCGGGGCAAGCAGAACCACGCGGGAACCACCCCGATGGACCAGCGCCGCGACGCCCTCGTGGCGGCGGCGAAGCTGGTGCTGCGAGTCGAAGCGCTCTCGGCCGACCGGAAGCTGTGCGCGGTCAGCACCGTGGGCGACCTCGCCGTCGAGCCGGGACAGGCGAACGTGGTACCGGGCCGGGCCCGGCTGACGGCCGAGATCAGGGACCTCGACCCGACCCGGCTCGAAGTCGTCGAAGCGTTGCTGCGCGAGGAAACCGCGCGCTCCGCACGCCAATCCGGGGTCGACGTCACGTGCGTGACGACCATGCGCTCGGCGCCGGTCCGGACCGCCGCGCCGCTGCAGGCGGCGATCGAAGCGGCCGCGGCGGACCTCGCGCTGCCCGCCGTGGCCCTGCACAGCGGCGCCGGCCACGACGCGCAGATGATCGCCGCCGTCGCGCCGGTCGGGATGATCTTCGTCCCCAGCCGCGACGGGATCAGCCACGCACCCGAAGAACACACCGCGCCGGGACAGCTCGTCGACGGCGCCAACGTCCTCCTCCACGCCACCCTTCGCGCCTGA
- a CDS encoding phosphopantetheine-binding protein — protein MDTNADSVGSTVIQAWTEVLGSPPAGPETNFFDFGGHSTAAMRMITRLRARWDAEVPVRLIFEHPVLADFITAAQRLLAAAPPEEPA, from the coding sequence GTGGATACGAATGCGGACTCGGTCGGCAGCACCGTCATCCAGGCCTGGACCGAGGTGCTCGGCAGTCCGCCCGCCGGCCCGGAAACGAACTTCTTCGACTTCGGCGGCCATTCGACCGCCGCCATGAGGATGATCACCCGGCTGCGCGCCCGGTGGGACGCCGAGGTGCCGGTCAGGCTCATCTTCGAGCACCCGGTGCTGGCCGACTTCATCACGGCCGCGCAGCGCCTGCTGGCGGCCGCGCCACCGGAAGAACCGGCGTGA